The Pseudogulbenkiania sp. MAI-1 sequence GGGGCAACGGCCGAACGCTGCGCCAGCAAGGTCACGCTGCAGTTTGCCGACGCCGCGGCCATGCCGTTTGCCGATGACTCGTTCGACCTGGTGTACTGTCACCAGAGCTTTCATCACATCGTCGAACAGAATGCCGCGATGCGCGAGTTCTTCCGCGTGCTGAAGCCGGGTGGCATGCTGCTGTTTGCCGAATCGACCCGGAAATACATCCACTCCTGGATAATCCGCTTGCTGTTCCGTCATCCGATGGAGGTGCAGAAGACGGCGGAGGGGTACATCGCACTGATACGGGACAGCGGTTTCGAGCTGCCGGACAGCCGCATCTCGCTGCCCTACCTGTGGTGGAGCCGCAGCGACATCGGTTTCGGGGAATGGATAGGGCTGCCGGTGCCGGCCCAGGGCAAGCGCGAGGAGACGCTGGTCAACGCCGTGGCCATCAAGCCTTGATCGGTGCTCGAAGAGGGATGGGGGGGGCGGGAGGCGGCCCCTTCCACCACACAAAAAAACGCGCCGGGGGGGCGCGTTTTTCGTTGCAGCGGGAAAAGGCTTACTTGGAGTTGTTCACCATGTATTCCACGGCGGCCTTGAATTCCTCGTCGCTGCCGGTGAAGCCCCCCTTCGGGGGCATGGCGTTCAGGCCCTTGGTCGCGGAAGCGATCAGGCCGTCCAGCCCTTTGGCCACGCGCGGGCCCCAGGCGGCCTTGTCGCCGAGCTTCGGCGCACCGGCGGCGCCGGTGGAATGGCAGGCGGTACACACGCTGTCGAAGACCTTCTTGCCTGCCACGTTCGGGTCCAGCGCCGCACCACCAGCCTCGCCACCGACCTTCGGCTCGGCGAACTTGGCGCCACCGGCGTTGGCCATGTAGGCCACGGCGCGTTTCACTTCATCGTCGGTCAGGTCGGCGGCGCCGCCCTTGGCAGGCATGGCGTTGAAGCCGCTCAGAGCGTGCTGCACCAGGGTGTCGAAGCCCTGGGCGATACGCGGAGCCCAGGCGCCGGCGTCGCCGAACTTGGGCGAACCGGCCAGACCGGTGCCGTGACAGGACATGCAGATACCCTTGTAGACCTGCTCGCCGTTACGCATGCCCGGAGGCGCGTCGCTGGCGACGGATTCACCGACCGGCTTCAGGCGAGCGGCCACGGCTTCCTTGGTCATGACCTCGGCATCCACGTTGAAACCACTGGTGGCCAGCTTGGCCAAGAGCCAGATCGCCACGACAAGAAAGACAACGACACCGATCAGGACTTTGACAATCTGTCCCGGGGCCATCCCGTTACCATTACTCATTCCCAGCCTCGCCTGAAATATTAATGACAATGAAGAAATCAGGGGCATTATACGAGAAGCCTAACGGCAAGGCAAAAACCCCTCACTGGACGGGCACGGACAGTTAGGCTATCATCCGCCTGCTCTGCAAAGCACCCGTAGCTCAGTTGGATAGAGTGTCAGCCTCCGAAGCTGAAGGTCGTTGGTTCGATTCCAATCGGGTGCGCCAAGATAATCAAGGACTTGCGATCATTGGTCGCGGGTCCTTTTTCATTTCCGGCTTTTCTTGGTGATTTCGTGCCAAGTTCGTGCCAAGTTCGCGCTTTGATACCCGCCCGCCGCCTCGCGTGCGCGCGCGCGATGCGTGCCGATAATCTGCCAAGCCCAAGCTGTTTTGATTCCCATTGATATTTTTCAAATGCGCGCGCGCGTACTGCTCCGAAAACTCGCCAAGGCTGATTGCATTGGGGCGTTTTCACTCGCCTGGTTCCCATCCAC is a genomic window containing:
- a CDS encoding class I SAM-dependent methyltransferase, producing the protein MSIASTFVEETRFGNWFLKSDTWKVHVLRRALNDLERIIPPGQRFARILDVGCGFGHSFDELARRFQPDEIVGLDADPALQRRAGATAERCASKVTLQFADAAAMPFADDSFDLVYCHQSFHHIVEQNAAMREFFRVLKPGGMLLFAESTRKYIHSWIIRLLFRHPMEVQKTAEGYIALIRDSGFELPDSRISLPYLWWSRSDIGFGEWIGLPVPAQGKREETLVNAVAIKP
- a CDS encoding cytochrome c5 family protein, with the protein product MSNGNGMAPGQIVKVLIGVVVFLVVAIWLLAKLATSGFNVDAEVMTKEAVAARLKPVGESVASDAPPGMRNGEQVYKGICMSCHGTGLAGSPKFGDAGAWAPRIAQGFDTLVQHALSGFNAMPAKGGAADLTDDEVKRAVAYMANAGGAKFAEPKVGGEAGGAALDPNVAGKKVFDSVCTACHSTGAAGAPKLGDKAAWGPRVAKGLDGLIASATKGLNAMPPKGGFTGSDEEFKAAVEYMVNNSK